A window of the Gossypium arboreum isolate Shixiya-1 chromosome 2, ASM2569848v2, whole genome shotgun sequence genome harbors these coding sequences:
- the LOC108466687 gene encoding protein STRICTOSIDINE SYNTHASE-LIKE 2 — translation MKAGVLLAKHECIIPFIGIAFCSHHLLLLLTHLSMASKPFIALATAVFFFSLIAVNHFGKPFQGKLGEMEVVPITDTVGPESVAFHPLGDGPYVGISDGRIIKWQPNEHRWISFGITSPNREGCEGKHDHETREHICGRPLGICFHETTGDLYIADAYMGLLKLGPAGGLATPIPTHAQPQPIPFTFTNSLDINQSDGSIYFTHTSSLYHRRNHIAVVLSGDKTGMLLKYEQESKQITVLLTNLSFPNGVALSKDGSFLVFAETTKCRILRYWLSTPKAGNLETLAQLPGFPDNIKRSPRGGFWVAIHSRRCKVLSWILSYSKLGNALIWVLPVDVITKAYSVMSKYLGSGLAMRISEEGVILETLELESGNKMSSISEVQEKDDHLWMGSINMPFLGVYRL, via the exons ATGAAAGCAGGTGTGTTATTGGCAAAACATGAATGCATTATTCCTTTCATTGGAATTGCTTTTTGCTCACACCACTTGCTTCTCCTCCTTACTCATCTCAGCATGGCCTCAAAACCCTTCATCGCATTAGCCACCGCTGTTTTCTTCTTCTCCCTCATCGCCGTCAATCATTTTGGGAAACCTTTCCAGGGAAAACTTGGGGAAATGGAAGTTGTCCCAATTACGGATACCGTAGGACCTGAAAGTGTAGCATTTCACCCACTTGGAGACGGTCCCTACGTCGGAATATCCGACGGTCGGATTATCAAGTGGCAACCAAATGAGCATCGGTGGATCAGTTTTGGCATCACTTCTCCTAACAG AGAAGGGTGTGAAGGGAAACACGATCATGAGACAAGGGAACACATATGTGGACGTCCATTAGGCATATGCTTCCACGAGACTACCGGTGACCTTTACATCGCGGATGCATACATGGGACTACTAAAACTAGGTCCAGCAGGTGGCTTAGCCACTCCTATCCCAACGCATGCTCAACCTCAACCTATCCCTTTCACATTCACCAATAGCTTGGACATCAATCAATCTGATGGCTCCATTTATTTCACCCACACCTCTTCTCTTTATCACAGGAG GAACCATATAGCAGTGGTTCTAAGTGGGGATAAAACAGGAATGCTGTTGAAATACGAGCAAGAAAGCAAACAAATCACTGTCCTTCTAACCAATCTTTCGTTCCCAAATGGAGTGGCATTAAGCAAAGATGGCAGCTTTCTTGTGTTTGCAGAAACCACCAAATGCAGGATCCTAAGGTACTGGTTATCAACACCCAAAGCTGGAAACCTGGAAACATTGGCACAACTCCCAGGATTCCCAGATAATATCAAAAGGAGCCCCAGAGGAGGATTTTGGGTGGCCATTCATTCACGAAGATGCAAGGTTTTGTCATGGATTCTTTCGTATTCAAAACTAGGGAATGCTTTGATTTGGGTATTGCCTGTTGATGTCATTACCAAAGCTTATTCAGTGATGTCGAAGTATTTAGGGAGTGGGCTGGCAATGAGGATAAGTGAAGAGGGTGTTATTTTAGAAACTTTGGAACTTGAGAGTGGGAATAAAATGAGTTCCATAAGTGAAGTGCAAGAGAAAGATGACCACTTATGGATGGGATCAATTAACATGCCTTTCCTCGGTGTGTATAGGTTATAA